From one Balaenoptera acutorostrata chromosome 6, mBalAcu1.1, whole genome shotgun sequence genomic stretch:
- the TXN gene encoding thioredoxin — protein MVKQIESKYAFQEALNSAGEKLVVVDFSATWCGPCKMIKPFFHSLSEKYSNVVFLEVDVDDCQDVASECEVKCMPTFQFFKKGQKVGEFSGANKEKLEATINELI, from the exons tATGCTTTTCAGGAAGCCTTGAACAGTGCAGGAGAGAAACTCGTAGTAGTTGACTTCTCAGCCACATGGTGTGGGCCTTGCAAAATGATCAAGCCTTTCTTTCAT tCTCTCTCTGAAAAGTATTCCAACGTAGTGTTCCTCGAAGTAGATGTGGATGACTGTCAG gaTGTTGCTTCAGAGTGTGAAGTCAAATGCATGCCAAccttccagttttttaaaaagggacagaAG GTGGGTGAATTTTCTGGAGCTAATAAGGAAAAACTTGAAGCCACCATTAATGAATTAATCTAA